In Mytilus edulis chromosome 6, xbMytEdul2.2, whole genome shotgun sequence, the following proteins share a genomic window:
- the LOC139529051 gene encoding uncharacterized protein — protein sequence MNNIKSMPLKELQEMENLKRFKESQDVKIDWKSILDSESYNIVMSQCEELSCAAELVLFPMLISVAHFMGTKATVKIDTDWTEPTSLMCLLVARRGERKTCALQRTKQSCTVLEKEIRAMEHLNREGEGCSDDKVISLIDEHNIQTDLNKTLKCSEGNPLIIIDDFKETLDTIENSSDIFTNAKLKEIYGCGMENQFRRHMNFVGTIQALDVHCVFENRDRIAMFDRALIVCCKNFAESTKDTTGETNSTQTILSSVRNFHSVQSDQTYTFNSGGQAEFSRCLGIFQRMKKMYVDNKMVFGSINQAGGHLARLSAILTALRNGVAMGNNSAYLPSRIIDKETVKRAYQIVRFIVQQKLCLFASKADDEWPEIAEDNQNTTWATETDNQSEKSIHVTTTGNYADEYEDDVMEISQNGGRVDRIIAGKNEIPSKSFVNDYYADSPHQSYPENEMVVVKNRYPPPPSNMHDVTFSNGKPEMDNRLMQYFVPITSSVPQMSRSMGPSQMEAHGSNIPSISDSPNMSHIPSPKPTVVHSNVKQRGKKTFRASHKCLLPPYEGCVFDADDEVFFQQCANKIKKLLLTHGAVVTASYACQYRLFPPVPMDMRQKSPRTSHPSWAASRFFERLEGLEIGTMHVLRGHSVRFLKETYVKMSDRGKDLLKRLRILQEEYEETFPESTVFDELKLMQMKRDNEENIMNDIVFNNQ from the exons ATGAATAACATAAAAAGTATGCCGCTTAAAGAACTACAAGAGATGGAAAATTTGAAACGGTTTAAGGAATCCCAAGATGTTAAAATTGACTGGAAAAGTATTCTAGACAGTGAAAGTTACAATATTGTCATGTCCCAGTGCGAAGAACTGTCGTGTGCTGCGGAACTAGTGCTGTTTCCGATGCTGATTTCTGTTGCTCATTTCATGGGTACCAAGGCAACCGTTAAAATCGATACTGATTGGACAGAACCAACTTCTTTAATGTGTCTTTTAGTTGCAAGGCGGGGAGAACGTAAAACGTGTGCATTACAAAGAACTAAACAGTCTTGTACCGTGTTGGAGAAAGAAATAAGAGCGATGGAACATTTAAATCGAGAAGGAGAAGGCTGTTCCGATGACAAAGTCATATCATTGATTGAtgaacacaacattcaaactgatttaaataaaactttgaaatgtTCAGAAGGAAACCCTTTGATTATTATTGACGATTTCAAAGAAACTTTAGATACCATTGAAAATTCTTCAGACATCTTCACGAAtgcaaaactaaaagaaatatatggCTGCGGTATGGAAAACCAATTTAGACGACACATGAACTTTGTTGGAACAATCCAGGCGCTAGATGTCCACTGCGTCTTTGAAAACAGGGACCGAATTGCAATGTTTGACAGAGCGTTGATCGTCTGCTGTAAGAACTTTGCAGaaagtacaaaagacacaacaggCGAAACCAATTCTACGCAGACCATTTTGTCGTCAGTCAGAAATTTTCATAGTGTGCAAAGTGACCAGACTTATACATTTAATTCTGGTGGACAAGCTGAATTTTCTAg ATGTCTTGGAATCTTTCAGCGAATGAAAAAGATGTATGTCGATAATAAAATGGTTTTTGGGTCAATTAATCAAGCAGGCGGCCATCTTGCTCGTTTGTCAGCCATTCTGACGGCTTTAAGAAATGGTGTTGCTATGGGGAATAACAGTGCATATCTGCCATCCAGAATTATTGACAAAGAAACAGTAAAACGCGCATATCAGATTGTCCGGTTTATTGTACAACAGAAATTATGTCTTTTTGCCTCAAAAGCAGACGACGAATGGCCTGAAATAGCAGAAGACAATCAGAATACCACCTGGGCTACTGAAACAGATAACCAATCAGAAAAGAGTATACATGTTACAACGACCGGAAATTACGCGGATGAATATGAAGATGACGTTATGGAAATATCGCAAAATGGGGGTCGTGTTGATCGAATAATTGCGGGCAAAAATGAGATACCATCGAAAAGCTTCGTGAATGATTACTATGCTGATTCCCCGCACCAGTCATATCCTGAAAATGAGATGGTCGTTGTGAAAAATCGATATCCGCCGCCGCCGTCAAATATGCACGATGTAACATTTAGTAATGGCAAACCGGAAATGGATAATCGGCTGATGCAATATTTCGTCCCTATAACTTCGTCTGTCCCACAAATGTCTCGATCCATGGGACCATCGCAAATGGAGGCACATGGGTCAAATATTCCTTCAATATCAGATTCGCCGAATATGAGTCACATTCCTTCGCCTAAACCAACAGTTGTTCACAGTAACGTGAAACAAAGGGGCAAAAAAACATTCCGCGCTTCACATAAATGTCTGCTTCCGCCATACGAAGGATGTGTTTTCGATGCTGACGACGAAGTGTTCTTCCAACAATGCGCAAATAAAATCAAGAAACTCTTATTAACACATGGTGCTGTAGTAACGGCGTCTTACGCCTGTCAGTACCGATTGTTTCCACCTGTGCCGATGGATATGCGACAGAAATCACCAAGGACATCACATCCCTCTTGGGCAGCCTCTAGATTTTTCGAACGATTAGAGGGTCTTGAAATTGGGACCATGCATGTATTGAGAGGCCATTCCGTCCGTTTTCTCAAAGAAACGTATGTCAAAATGTCTGACCGCGGGAAAGATCTTTTGAAAAGACTTCGAATTTTGCAGGAAGAGTACGAGGAAACGTTTCCGGAGTCGACGGTGTTTGACGAACTGAAACTTATGCAAATGAAAAGAGACAACGAAGAGAATATCATGAATGACATTGTGTTTAACAACCAATGA